The Miscanthus floridulus cultivar M001 chromosome 17, ASM1932011v1, whole genome shotgun sequence genome has a window encoding:
- the LOC136516562 gene encoding hypersensitive-induced response protein-like protein 1 has protein sequence MGNLCCCVQVDQSTVAIREQFGKFDSVLEPGCHCMPWFAGKRVAGHLTLRLQQLDVRCETKTKDNVFVNVVASIQYRALADKASDAFYKLSNTRSQIQAYVFDVIRASVPKLHLDDAFEQKDEIARAVEEELEKAMSAYGFEIVQTLIVDIEPDEHVKRAMNEINAAARLRAAANEKAEAEKIVQIKRAEGEAEAKYLSGLGIARQRQAIVDGLRDSVLGFSVNVPGTTAKDVMDMVLITQYFDTMKEIGASSKASSVFIPHGPGAVRDITTQIRDGLLQGSSVTQH, from the exons ATGGGCAACCTGTGTTGCTGTGTTCAAGTTGACCAGTCGACTGTGGCCATCAGGGAGCAGTTTGGCAAGTTTGACAGCGTGCTTGAGCCAGGATGCCACTGCATGCCTTGGTTTGCCGGGAAGCGTGTAGCTGGTCATCTCACACTCAGGCTGCAGCAACTGGATGTGCGCTGTGAGACCAAAACAAAG GACAATGTCTTTGTCAATGTGGTGGCATCTATTCAGTACCGCGCTCTGGCTGACAAAGCAAGTGACGCTTTCTACAAACTGAGCAACACAAGGTCCCAGATCCAAGCTTACGTCTTTGACG TTATCAGAGCAAGCGTTCCCAAGCTCCATTTGGACGATGCTTTCGAGCAGAAGGACGAGATTGCAAGGGCGGTGGAGGAAGAGCTTGAAAAGGCCATGTCGGCTTATGGCTTTGAGATCGTGCAGACTCTCATCGTGGACATCGAACCAGACGAGCATGTGAAGCGCGCAATGAACGAGATCAACGCAG CTGCGAGGCTGAGGGCGGCTGCAAACGAGAAGGCAGAGGCAGAGAAGATCGTGCAGATCAAGCGTGCTGAGGGGGAGGCAGAAGCCAAGTACCTGTCCGGGCTGGGCATTGCACGGCAGCGGCAGGCGATCGTGGACGGGCTGAGGGACAGCGTGCTGGGGTTCTCCGTGAACGTGCCCGGGACCACCGCCAAGGACGTCATGGACATGGTGCTCATCACCCAGTACTTCGACACCATGAAGGAGATCGGCGCATCGTCCAAGGCTTCGTCGGTGTTCATCCCGCACGGTCCCGGTGCGGTGCGCGACATCACCACACAGATCCGCGACGGCCTCCTGCAGGGCTCCTCTGTCACCCAGCACTAA